A genome region from Methanococcoides burtonii DSM 6242 includes the following:
- a CDS encoding right-handed parallel beta-helix repeat-containing protein has product MLRICIVITFVILMMTAGTVTANSIIVGAGDEANYATIQKAVDNANEGDVILVQPGSYMENIDISKSLTLMSQSGNPEDTIVEAANNQDHVIHVSSDSVNISGFTVMGGIKNTTMYKGGIYIDEASNCIIQNNIVSNNGNGIYLFYPAKTIFW; this is encoded by the coding sequence ATGCTTAGAATCTGTATTGTAATAACATTTGTCATTCTGATGATGACTGCCGGTACTGTAACGGCGAATTCTATTATTGTTGGCGCCGGCGACGAGGCAAATTATGCAACGATCCAGAAGGCTGTAGACAACGCAAATGAGGGAGATGTTATTCTTGTTCAGCCGGGGAGCTACATGGAGAACATAGACATCTCCAAGAGTTTAACATTAATGTCACAATCCGGCAATCCCGAAGATACGATTGTTGAGGCTGCCAACAATCAAGACCACGTAATTCATGTAAGCTCAGATAGTGTCAATATCAGTGGGTTTACGGTAATGGGCGGCATAAAGAATACAACAATGTACAAAGGTGGAATATACATTGATGAAGCATCCAATTGTATCATTCAAAACAATATTGTTTCAAATAATGGAAACGGTATCTACCTTTTTTATCCAGCTAAAACAATATTCTGGTAA
- a CDS encoding DEAD/DEAH box helicase encodes MSFDNLNLIFPLQRALTEEGYTSPTPIQELSIPHLLDNRDMIGIAQTGTGKTAAFILPILQNMSAIHKKATPKKPRVLVLAPTRELAAQIGESFATYGKYTRYKHTVVFGGVGQTPQVRALSRGVDCLVATPGRLLDLIQQGHIKLSNVEYFVLDEADRMLDMGFLNDVNKIVDMLPKKRQSLFFSATMSPEISTLARKMLSNPAQVEVTPQATTVERIEQFIFFVDSDNKNELLLHLLRGEHLDCVLVFTRTKHRANKVTEMLNKSNINAGAIHGSKSQTHRTKTLQNFKSGQLRVLVATDIAARGIDIEDISHVINYDLPNIPESYVHRIGRTARAGAEGTAYSFCAADERDFLRDIEKLTDMEIEVAEHNYHSEKAKNATGDAAKPAPKQQRGRTGSTGPKRGRGKKGEGKGGRSSSANKDSKNKDGRSENTNRGQAKSTSKKNSGRNSGRGAGKPKSSQ; translated from the coding sequence GTGTCATTTGATAATTTAAATTTGATTTTCCCGCTTCAGCGGGCATTAACCGAAGAAGGATATACATCACCTACTCCCATACAAGAACTATCCATCCCCCATCTATTGGATAATAGGGATATGATCGGTATCGCTCAGACAGGAACTGGCAAGACGGCTGCATTCATATTGCCAATTCTTCAAAATATGTCTGCAATTCACAAAAAGGCAACTCCGAAAAAACCACGAGTACTCGTGCTTGCCCCAACAAGGGAACTTGCAGCACAGATCGGGGAGAGTTTTGCCACTTATGGCAAATACACCCGTTACAAACATACAGTTGTATTCGGAGGTGTCGGACAGACACCACAGGTAAGAGCTCTCTCAAGAGGTGTAGATTGCCTTGTAGCAACTCCGGGCAGACTGCTGGATCTGATACAGCAAGGACACATCAAGCTTTCAAATGTAGAATATTTTGTCCTCGATGAAGCGGACAGGATGCTTGACATGGGTTTCCTCAACGACGTGAACAAAATTGTCGATATGCTGCCAAAAAAGCGTCAGTCCCTTTTCTTTTCAGCCACCATGTCCCCGGAGATATCTACACTTGCCAGGAAGATGCTCAGCAATCCTGCACAGGTTGAGGTTACTCCGCAGGCAACAACCGTTGAGCGCATAGAGCAGTTCATCTTTTTCGTGGATTCGGATAACAAGAACGAATTGCTTTTGCATTTACTAAGGGGCGAACATCTGGACTGTGTCCTCGTATTCACACGTACAAAGCACCGTGCCAATAAGGTCACTGAGATGCTTAACAAGAGCAATATCAATGCGGGTGCTATCCATGGAAGCAAGTCCCAGACCCACCGTACAAAAACGCTTCAGAATTTCAAGTCCGGACAACTGCGTGTACTGGTCGCAACAGACATAGCTGCCCGAGGAATTGATATCGAGGACATATCCCATGTAATAAACTATGACCTGCCGAATATCCCTGAAAGCTACGTGCACCGCATAGGACGTACAGCAAGAGCAGGAGCTGAAGGAACAGCATACTCATTCTGTGCAGCGGATGAAAGGGATTTCCTTCGTGATATCGAAAAACTCACCGATATGGAGATCGAGGTCGCAGAGCATAATTACCACTCCGAAAAAGCGAAGAATGCCACAGGTGACGCAGCGAAGCCAGCTCCCAAGCAACAGAGAGGACGAACTGGAAGCACCGGACCTAAAAGAGGTAGAGGCAAAAAAGGAGAAGGCAAAGGCGGTAGAAGTAGTAGTGCTAATAAGGATAGTAAAAATAAAGATGGACGATCCGAGAACACCAATCGAGGCCAGGCTAAAAGTACATCCAAGAAGAACTCAGGTCGAAATTCTGGTCGAGGCGCAGGTAAGCCCAAAAGCAGTCAGTAA
- a CDS encoding winged helix-turn-helix transcriptional regulator, whose protein sequence is MNKWILTILISLLVPLLACGAVYVESQYNTAEGYIVVPASEDPSYDPASYKGADSTLTFWDLPLKLKMIHIFNIFLVTIGLAKLSPLILSKFSLIFANKNRNNVFEYIVSNPGCSVADISHGLELNRGTAKYHLKKLHNEHKITVYDHGSSPRFFQNNSVCSEQAQILAPFLQDANQKQILLMIRDKPGMTNNEISQTLCITNSTVSYHLKKMTTNELLQAEKDGRFKRYSLNPRMESELDKIMHADI, encoded by the coding sequence ATGAATAAATGGATACTGACAATCTTAATCTCGCTTTTGGTACCGCTTCTGGCATGTGGAGCAGTATATGTAGAATCCCAATACAATACGGCCGAGGGATACATAGTAGTTCCAGCCAGTGAAGATCCTTCCTACGACCCGGCTTCCTATAAAGGTGCAGATTCCACCTTGACATTCTGGGACCTTCCTTTAAAACTAAAGATGATACATATCTTTAATATTTTCCTGGTAACGATCGGTCTTGCCAAACTGTCACCTCTAATATTGTCGAAGTTCAGCCTTATATTTGCAAATAAGAACAGGAACAACGTTTTTGAGTATATCGTAAGCAATCCGGGATGCAGTGTGGCTGATATATCACATGGTCTTGAACTAAACCGAGGGACTGCAAAGTACCACCTGAAAAAACTACACAACGAGCACAAGATCACTGTTTACGACCATGGAAGCTCTCCAAGGTTCTTTCAGAACAATTCGGTTTGCAGCGAGCAAGCCCAGATCCTAGCTCCTTTTCTGCAGGATGCAAACCAAAAACAAATACTTCTGATGATCAGAGATAAACCCGGTATGACAAATAACGAAATCTCACAGACCCTCTGCATCACCAACAGCACAGTTTCATACCACCTCAAGAAAATGACCACGAATGAATTACTGCAGGCAGAGAAGGATGGTAGGTTCAAGAGATATTCTCTGAACCCCCGGATGGAATCGGAACTGGACAAGATAATGCATGCTGACATTTGA
- a CDS encoding GNAT family N-acetyltransferase — translation MSNNPDGYGSNFTIDFEDIVHLIMVDVDLQRESIGSQLLVHSGKELSGHGATTLHVETFEINNQAVNFYKKNDCILTRKQKEQGLNINRLLFENATRHNDDDCHI, via the coding sequence ATGAGTAATAACCCTGATGGTTATGGTTCAAATTTTACTATCGATTTTGAAGATATTGTTCATCTTATAATGGTAGATGTTGACCTTCAACGTGAAAGTATTGGATCGCAACTTCTTGTTCATTCCGGGAAGGAGTTGTCCGGTCATGGTGCTACAACTCTCCACGTTGAAACATTTGAGATAAATAATCAGGCAGTCAATTTCTACAAGAAAAATGACTGTATTCTTACCAGAAAACAAAAAGAACAGGGTCTTAATATCAATAGGTTATTATTTGAAAATGCAACACGACATAATGATGATGATTGTCACATCTGA
- a CDS encoding NosD domain-containing protein, producing MNSNIYDGILVSFSNYNTINGNIVFDNPSGIAIHGSNNNIVEHNNASNNEIGISVGGDNNTPAGNIVTMNENRGIVISGSGNKLLNNVILSKIGDYGFGIFVSSGSNGNILLNNTIRNNNCNLYLDERVDNTTIRDNDISEELLGYDKIVERSRVRIEKEMENFSTDDHNSIGRKSLEFGPETFKELRNETNVITTYCRMPSFENETERRDWLGKLMVIGKGARNETEVYFHPNGSVIWTGCGINGCVEVGVLEGTDIDNSTLDEIYEIFEEQGKKVGIEEVPVAFMYDGFIVLDEEIVEESNVDPVENNNEQRSEIIPGFRIITSFLALIAVFIFAKGASR from the coding sequence GTGAATTCTAACATCTATGATGGGATACTTGTCTCTTTTTCCAATTACAACACAATAAACGGTAACATTGTATTTGATAATCCTTCCGGAATAGCAATTCACGGTTCCAACAACAATATCGTAGAACATAACAATGCATCAAATAATGAAATTGGAATCAGTGTTGGTGGTGATAATAACACACCGGCAGGCAACATTGTAACAATGAATGAAAACAGGGGAATTGTTATTTCAGGTTCTGGCAATAAACTGCTTAATAACGTCATCTTATCCAAGATTGGAGACTACGGTTTTGGAATTTTTGTATCGTCAGGGAGTAATGGTAATATCCTGTTGAACAACACGATCCGAAACAACAATTGTAACCTATACCTTGATGAAAGGGTTGATAATACTACGATAAGAGACAACGATATTTCTGAAGAACTTCTTGGGTATGATAAGATAGTAGAAAGAAGTAGGGTGAGAATTGAAAAAGAAATGGAGAATTTCTCAACGGATGATCATAATTCCATTGGTCGTAAGTCACTTGAATTTGGACCTGAAACTTTTAAAGAACTGAGAAATGAGACTAATGTAATAACAACTTATTGCAGAATGCCTTCTTTTGAGAACGAAACTGAAAGAAGGGATTGGCTCGGGAAGCTCATGGTGATCGGAAAAGGTGCGAGGAATGAAACCGAAGTTTACTTCCATCCGAATGGTTCGGTGATTTGGACTGGTTGTGGAATTAATGGCTGTGTCGAAGTTGGGGTCCTTGAGGGAACAGACATTGACAATTCTACTCTGGATGAGATATATGAGATATTCGAAGAGCAGGGAAAGAAGGTCGGGATTGAAGAAGTACCGGTTGCATTCATGTATGATGGATTTATTGTTCTCGATGAAGAAATTGTTGAAGAATCGAATGTTGATCCAGTAGAAAATAACAATGAACAACGCTCTGAGATCATTCCTGGATTTAGAATAATAACTTCATTTTTAGCACTGATCGCTGTATTCATTTTTGCTAAAGGAGCTTCTCGATGA
- a CDS encoding potassium channel family protein — protein MKYPNFLRTDMAGYIGISIAVVVIYIFIFIKLMQFEQQFEHINFHDALYWVVSTITTVGYGDIVFRSIIGKLFSIVVQVSGISMFFGILITLVVTPWFEKTMKLPLPARVPKKMSDHIIVCGYNQLVETLINEFQEQELDFVILSDEEEVLRSINKKHIPCLYGIASEESSLENANIHSARFLIANMSDRENANITLTARKLSDVRVIAVAEDASNVKYLKYAGADRVISPKLVLGRFIAKKAVDPILGMVSGATEFFDGYRIAELPIQSKSMLVGKTLLQASIEDRTGAKVIALRKSGKLTFDIGHNDLIKKNTVLLAAGTIEQLAKLENLAG, from the coding sequence ATGAAGTACCCAAATTTCTTACGTACGGATATGGCAGGGTATATTGGTATCTCCATAGCTGTCGTTGTTATCTATATTTTTATTTTTATTAAGCTAATGCAGTTTGAACAACAGTTCGAGCACATCAACTTCCACGATGCTCTGTACTGGGTAGTCTCAACGATCACAACTGTTGGTTATGGTGATATCGTCTTCAGATCGATTATTGGGAAGTTATTCTCTATAGTTGTGCAGGTATCTGGTATTTCCATGTTCTTTGGTATTCTGATAACCCTTGTTGTAACTCCATGGTTCGAGAAGACCATGAAGCTTCCTTTACCTGCAAGGGTTCCTAAGAAAATGTCCGATCATATTATCGTTTGTGGCTATAACCAGCTTGTAGAAACCTTGATAAATGAGTTTCAGGAGCAGGAACTGGACTTTGTCATTCTTTCGGATGAGGAGGAAGTTCTTCGTTCCATAAATAAAAAACATATCCCATGTTTGTATGGTATAGCCAGTGAAGAATCTTCTCTTGAGAATGCGAACATCCATTCTGCAAGGTTTCTAATTGCCAATATGTCGGACAGGGAGAATGCAAATATCACTCTGACCGCACGCAAGCTTAGTGATGTTCGGGTAATTGCGGTGGCTGAGGATGCTTCTAATGTGAAGTACTTGAAATATGCAGGTGCTGACAGGGTAATTTCTCCAAAGCTCGTTCTTGGCAGGTTCATTGCAAAAAAGGCTGTAGATCCTATCCTTGGAATGGTTTCCGGTGCAACCGAGTTCTTTGATGGTTATCGGATCGCAGAACTTCCGATACAATCTAAAAGTATGCTTGTTGGTAAAACACTTCTTCAGGCATCGATAGAAGATAGGACGGGCGCCAAGGTCATAGCACTGCGCAAAAGCGGGAAGTTAACATTCGATATTGGTCACAATGATCTAATAAAAAAGAATACCGTCCTCCTTGCAGCTGGTACAATTGAACAACTTGCAAAACTTGAAAATTTAGCTGGGTGA
- a CDS encoding outer membrane lipoprotein-sorting protein yields the protein MKRTKVLLVLLLMCCALFSAGCVDEQLTAEEIAEKMQQKNDLIEDSSFTLYMTMSLMGQESVMEQDMFQKKDKMRSVTKQPAEQAGTIVVSNGETMWTYDPQQNSVVAMEMPDIDLYQEINYGDIIAQFLNESDVSFSGMKKIEGRNTFIMNLEPKEEVPSAGPFTGNIKVWVDAETWMPLKYDMYDTDGNVIVSVEVRNLQVNTGISDEVFEFDIPEGVEVSTLNLNEFAVPEDITLEEAQDKADFHILLPSYVPDGYELDHASLFDNSEFASGSQVLQRVTLVFINDDSQLHITEVESGFPGPTEFPGSESVDVNGSPGDFVEVYGNKMLRWYVDDIELMISASLDKDEIVKVAESMN from the coding sequence TTGAAAAGAACTAAAGTATTGCTTGTATTGCTTTTAATGTGTTGTGCATTGTTCTCAGCGGGATGTGTGGACGAGCAACTTACAGCAGAAGAGATCGCAGAGAAAATGCAACAGAAAAACGACCTCATTGAAGATTCCTCATTCACTTTGTACATGACAATGTCACTCATGGGTCAGGAATCCGTAATGGAGCAGGACATGTTCCAGAAAAAAGATAAGATGAGGTCGGTCACTAAGCAGCCTGCAGAACAGGCGGGTACCATTGTCGTTTCCAATGGAGAGACCATGTGGACATATGATCCTCAGCAGAACTCGGTCGTGGCCATGGAAATGCCGGATATCGATCTGTATCAGGAAATAAATTATGGCGATATCATTGCACAGTTCCTGAATGAAAGTGATGTTTCTTTCTCCGGAATGAAAAAGATCGAAGGCAGGAACACTTTCATAATGAACCTTGAGCCAAAAGAGGAAGTTCCATCCGCAGGTCCATTTACCGGCAATATCAAGGTCTGGGTCGACGCAGAGACCTGGATGCCGCTGAAGTATGACATGTATGATACCGATGGAAACGTAATTGTTTCAGTAGAGGTTCGCAATTTGCAGGTGAATACTGGTATTTCAGATGAAGTATTCGAGTTCGATATCCCTGAAGGTGTAGAAGTAAGTACCCTTAACCTGAATGAGTTCGCAGTTCCTGAGGATATCACATTAGAGGAAGCACAGGATAAAGCAGATTTTCATATTCTTCTTCCATCCTATGTCCCGGATGGTTATGAACTCGATCATGCATCACTGTTCGATAACAGCGAGTTCGCATCCGGCAGTCAGGTTCTGCAAAGAGTCACTCTGGTTTTCATTAATGATGACTCACAGCTGCATATAACTGAAGTTGAATCCGGTTTTCCCGGACCAACGGAGTTCCCTGGTTCCGAGAGTGTTGATGTCAATGGCTCTCCCGGGGACTTTGTCGAAGTTTATGGAAATAAAATGCTTCGATGGTATGTGGATGATATTGAGCTGATGATAAGCGCTTCCCTGGATAAAGATGAGATCGTGAAGGTGGCGGAATCCATGAACTGA
- a CDS encoding winged helix-turn-helix transcriptional regulator, producing MVYTIIKHRRIIFASFFLLLSISTACATEYTVRPTLSNEFGVSVAGEYVQELEVKTIPYWYFLLWLACIRLSTSFTQVFPNILPLLGGYERVRRSNTLDNLNRKKLYGFIQSRSGAYFNEIVKRTGLNRGTVRYHVDVLETQHMIVSHKVNGKIRYFQNGSTYDEKEKTVIAGLRDDIDRRIVLEILNNGCNTNGALAERIGVSASTMSWHIRRLMEQEIVRGDKEGCYTIYRINSNYLESVEKYVQTMDSLRYDKIKICNNT from the coding sequence TTGGTATATACCATAATTAAGCATCGAAGAATCATCTTCGCTTCCTTTTTCCTTCTGTTATCTATCTCAACCGCCTGTGCTACTGAGTACACTGTCCGCCCAACCTTGAGCAATGAATTCGGTGTATCGGTAGCAGGAGAATATGTGCAGGAACTCGAGGTCAAAACTATTCCCTACTGGTACTTTCTCCTTTGGCTGGCCTGTATCCGGCTAAGCACATCATTTACACAGGTGTTCCCGAATATCCTCCCTCTTCTAGGTGGATATGAAAGGGTCCGCAGGTCAAATACGCTGGATAACCTGAACCGGAAGAAATTGTATGGCTTTATTCAATCCCGTTCTGGAGCTTATTTTAACGAGATCGTCAAGAGAACAGGATTAAACAGGGGGACTGTGAGATACCATGTAGATGTCCTGGAAACACAGCACATGATCGTATCTCACAAAGTAAATGGAAAGATCCGGTATTTTCAGAATGGTTCCACCTATGATGAAAAAGAGAAGACAGTGATCGCTGGGCTGAGAGATGATATTGATCGAAGGATCGTCTTAGAGATTCTCAACAACGGATGTAATACCAATGGAGCTCTTGCAGAAAGGATAGGGGTTTCTGCATCCACCATGAGCTGGCATATCAGACGACTTATGGAACAGGAGATCGTCAGAGGCGATAAAGAAGGTTGTTACACAATTTACAGGATCAATTCCAATTATTTGGAGTCGGTAGAGAAATATGTGCAGACTATGGATTCTTTGAGATATGATAAAATCAAAATCTGTAACAATACATAA
- a CDS encoding sulfite exporter TauE/SafE family protein, translated as MDTLILVALVLLLSVLFSFLGMGGAVIYVPLFYWLGIDLITAIAMALMLNVVTTASASVTYLRKKTVDLPTAAPFILSSAIAAPLGAYVSTSVPEEFVLHTFSVVVAAAGVLMILLKDIGENDTTSNLDIKERLAIGIISGLFIGFIAGLLGIGGGIFLVPILVFMGFGVRRAPATSALVVLFSSLSGFLSHISNAQIEFRTLAILGIVSFIGGQLGSHLMYLRFPSLSGFFERYFQKIFGLLLILISMMLQLSLLK; from the coding sequence ATGGATACTCTTATTCTGGTTGCATTGGTGCTATTGCTTTCTGTCCTCTTCTCATTTCTCGGAATGGGTGGTGCTGTTATCTATGTGCCACTGTTCTATTGGCTAGGGATAGATCTGATAACTGCCATTGCAATGGCTCTTATGCTCAATGTGGTCACAACTGCTTCTGCATCCGTTACTTATCTAAGGAAAAAGACAGTTGATCTCCCCACAGCGGCACCGTTTATCTTATCTTCTGCAATAGCTGCACCATTGGGAGCGTATGTCTCTACATCTGTTCCGGAAGAGTTCGTCCTTCATACTTTCAGTGTGGTCGTAGCTGCTGCCGGTGTACTTATGATACTCTTGAAAGATATCGGGGAAAATGATACTACTTCTAACTTGGATATAAAGGAACGTTTAGCTATCGGGATAATCTCCGGTCTGTTCATAGGCTTCATTGCAGGACTGCTGGGCATAGGTGGTGGTATCTTCCTTGTACCGATACTTGTGTTCATGGGATTCGGCGTAAGACGTGCTCCTGCAACATCTGCTTTGGTAGTTTTGTTCTCTTCCCTTTCCGGATTCCTTTCACACATAAGCAATGCCCAGATAGAATTTCGTACACTGGCGATCCTTGGAATTGTGTCTTTTATCGGAGGTCAGCTAGGTTCTCATCTAATGTACCTTAGATTTCCATCTCTTAGTGGTTTTTTTGAGAGATACTTTCAAAAAATATTCGGCCTACTATTGATATTAATCTCCATGATGCTGCAGTTATCCCTTCTTAAATGA
- a CDS encoding DUF1673 domain-containing protein, translating into MTINIAETIRKVMGWCPNLGAMEARKAMQFDNLVVNAPDKSREPNHKTMTWRNKYRNLILIGSIFGTIGPINMFISWGGKNMGIVLAGTFLGILISKITWKTTWHSLDRIAIRIPRKAATKLSIKRIVVFGIIIFIYVAVITHFMSIYGLRSVVAFLGGCGMSLLWSHYMQIVQWERKNQKTLVKSGYATPIVVVSNDRDTE; encoded by the coding sequence ATGACAATAAATATAGCAGAAACTATACGGAAAGTCATGGGATGGTGTCCGAATTTGGGTGCGATGGAAGCCAGAAAAGCAATGCAATTCGATAACCTTGTGGTAAATGCACCTGACAAAAGTAGGGAACCAAACCATAAGACCATGACATGGCGGAATAAATATCGCAACTTGATTTTAATAGGATCAATTTTTGGCACCATCGGTCCCATAAATATGTTTATTTCGTGGGGCGGAAAGAACATGGGTATTGTTCTGGCAGGAACTTTTTTAGGGATATTGATAAGCAAGATTACATGGAAAACAACCTGGCATTCACTGGACAGGATAGCAATTCGCATACCCCGTAAAGCTGCCACAAAACTCTCTATAAAACGGATAGTTGTTTTTGGCATCATTATTTTCATATATGTGGCTGTGATCACCCATTTCATGTCAATTTACGGATTAAGAAGTGTCGTTGCATTTCTTGGTGGATGCGGCATGTCCCTGCTGTGGTCACATTACATGCAGATTGTACAATGGGAAAGGAAAAACCAGAAGACACTGGTTAAGTCGGGGTATGCTACACCAATTGTTGTAGTATCGAATGATAGGGACACGGAATGA
- a CDS encoding potassium channel family protein: protein MRTDEHLIVLGYGDVGKRIVEVLQDHQLSFVAVDTNEQNFSNADFPYVVGDGTDEDILKEAGIDKASTLIITLNDDNDVIFATLIGRGMKPDSLIFSRANSVRSIDKIYKAGADYVGSLSIVAGQMLAKITSTCTKYECDDLFEDIVLYEGIGIEKFHLHKGSPIVGISIVELDLVKKLGCRVLGVERNKEVTIDPHDLFVLELGDVVAVVGSREQMELFHNAYVTKN, encoded by the coding sequence ATGAGGACAGATGAACATTTGATAGTACTTGGTTATGGTGATGTGGGTAAGCGCATTGTTGAGGTGCTTCAGGACCATCAGCTTAGTTTTGTAGCAGTTGATACAAATGAGCAGAATTTTTCAAATGCTGATTTCCCCTATGTTGTGGGCGATGGTACGGATGAAGATATCTTAAAGGAAGCTGGTATCGATAAAGCATCAACTCTGATTATCACTTTGAACGATGACAATGATGTCATTTTTGCAACCCTTATCGGACGTGGCATGAAACCGGATTCCCTAATATTCTCACGTGCCAATTCTGTAAGGTCGATCGATAAGATCTACAAGGCAGGTGCCGATTATGTGGGGTCTCTCTCGATAGTTGCAGGACAGATGCTTGCCAAGATAACTTCTACATGCACAAAATACGAATGTGACGATCTTTTCGAAGATATTGTTCTCTATGAAGGAATCGGAATTGAGAAGTTTCATTTGCATAAAGGCTCTCCTATAGTCGGTATTTCTATAGTTGAACTGGATCTTGTCAAAAAGTTAGGTTGCAGGGTACTGGGCGTTGAACGCAATAAGGAAGTTACTATCGATCCGCATGATCTGTTTGTCCTTGAACTTGGGGACGTGGTTGCAGTGGTAGGTAGCAGAGAACAGATGGAATTGTTCCACAATGCATATGTGACAAAGAATTGA
- a CDS encoding HEAT repeat domain-containing protein, whose product MFLLVVLVIGAFFYPGVRLDAEVPEVPVNNLSIFQAKIPLNILHVDFVNSTEDFNSSANDVCFLVINDSIEDTKFNADSFHPIGEAKIENSKGYLTRQVKVGNFVTDRGDYPMSSLGRVRITEVEFVYFDRFDVYPYGYGDETTYYPTWKLTTKTSNYGHEILMVKAISPSTPISHTDVYDSTSAAGSLISDMADENISVRVNAVKELVEMDASAVEPLIQALGSYDPKIRENSAQTLGKIGNETAVEPLIDVLGDRDSDVRNAAKIALVDIGDPAFEPLVRVANDLNESQPSRIWAIQALGEMGEPAVEPLMVLITVNDVSGPATQSLSRIGEPAVESLILALGDNDSQVRAPVLLKLLAGLGMKGLSNLLKKH is encoded by the coding sequence ATGTTTCTGTTGGTAGTTCTTGTTATTGGTGCGTTCTTCTATCCCGGAGTCCGCTTGGATGCGGAAGTTCCTGAAGTACCGGTAAACAATCTGTCTATTTTTCAGGCAAAGATTCCTTTGAATATCCTACACGTCGATTTCGTGAACTCTACTGAAGACTTCAATAGTTCTGCAAACGATGTTTGTTTCCTTGTTATCAATGATTCTATTGAGGATACAAAATTCAATGCAGATAGCTTTCATCCCATAGGAGAAGCAAAGATAGAAAACTCAAAAGGATACCTGACACGGCAAGTAAAGGTCGGCAATTTTGTCACAGACAGGGGTGATTATCCCATGTCATCTCTTGGACGTGTCAGGATCACTGAAGTTGAATTTGTTTATTTCGACCGTTTTGATGTTTATCCGTATGGCTATGGGGATGAAACCACATACTATCCAACCTGGAAGCTCACAACAAAGACCTCCAATTATGGTCATGAGATTCTGATGGTCAAGGCAATATCTCCGAGCACACCTATCTCACATACTGATGTTTATGACAGCACTTCCGCAGCGGGGTCATTGATATCAGATATGGCAGACGAGAACATTTCTGTCAGGGTTAATGCTGTCAAAGAACTCGTTGAAATGGATGCATCGGCAGTAGAACCCCTGATACAGGCATTGGGTAGCTATGACCCGAAGATTCGGGAGAATTCAGCCCAGACCCTTGGTAAGATCGGAAATGAAACTGCAGTTGAGCCACTAATTGATGTTTTGGGCGACAGGGACAGCGATGTTAGAAACGCTGCAAAAATTGCTCTTGTGGATATTGGTGATCCGGCATTCGAACCTCTTGTCAGGGTTGCAAACGATCTAAATGAAAGTCAACCATCCCGGATATGGGCGATCCAGGCTCTTGGTGAGATGGGGGAACCAGCAGTAGAACCTCTGATGGTTTTAATAACCGTTAATGACGTATCTGGTCCTGCAACACAATCTCTAAGCAGAATAGGTGAGCCTGCGGTAGAATCTCTCATCCTTGCGTTAGGGGATAATGACTCGCAGGTACGCGCACCCGTGCTGCTGAAGCTCTTGGCAGGATTGGGGATGAAAGGGCTGTCAAACCTCTTAAAGAAACATTGA